From a single Intestinibaculum porci genomic region:
- a CDS encoding helix-turn-helix domain-containing protein — protein MERAAKKPIGYQKHITYELREKIEAGLKSGLNKAQIAKTIHKDPTTVAKEIRNHRTPSGSPSKAPFDCANYKKCTRGRECRTSHEVFMECTDYTLFKCNQRDRSPGVCNGCTKAPSCRFSKYYYRADVAQRAYEYMLRDSRMGFNLTYSEAQWMADIIKPELEQGKSPYAILNEHPELKISEKCLYNYIEQGAFEQFGINSLALRNQVKRRKMPKVRANQYRKRKDSGYLTGRTFKDFLEYNPLVAAQYSINHSVKLYDGAERPDSEQAIDHPVGYILMDTVYNDVSNGPFIQTFKIMPGGVFLAVYHDEKTAEEMVNGLDYIEKLLGPDVFINNIGSILTDRGSEFSLADEFEDRESGTCRIFYCDAMHSNQKGSLENEHLVLRYICPKKKDLRKLGLVSQEALNRAVNNINSYSRKLYGGRSLYENTAFMMPEIYEALKCKGYSQIDKDKVELKPSVLKKK, from the coding sequence ATGGAAAGAGCCGCTAAAAAGCCCATAGGATATCAGAAGCACATAACTTATGAGCTTCGAGAAAAGATTGAAGCAGGTCTCAAGAGCGGCCTTAATAAGGCCCAAATTGCCAAGACCATTCATAAAGATCCAACTACCGTCGCTAAGGAAATTCGGAATCACAGAACTCCTTCAGGATCGCCAAGCAAGGCACCCTTTGACTGCGCCAACTACAAAAAGTGCACAAGAGGACGGGAGTGCAGAACCAGCCATGAGGTGTTCATGGAATGCACTGACTACACCCTGTTTAAATGCAATCAAAGGGACAGATCACCGGGCGTCTGCAACGGCTGCACCAAAGCCCCCAGCTGCAGATTCTCAAAATACTACTACAGAGCAGATGTGGCCCAAAGAGCATACGAATATATGCTTAGGGATTCGAGAATGGGCTTCAACCTCACCTATTCAGAGGCTCAGTGGATGGCTGATATCATCAAGCCTGAGCTTGAACAGGGCAAGTCACCGTATGCAATTCTTAACGAGCATCCTGAGCTCAAAATTTCCGAAAAGTGCCTGTACAACTATATTGAGCAGGGTGCATTTGAACAGTTTGGAATCAATAGCCTGGCGCTCAGAAACCAGGTAAAGAGAAGAAAGATGCCTAAGGTACGCGCTAACCAGTACAGAAAGCGCAAGGACAGCGGCTATTTAACCGGAAGAACATTCAAGGACTTTCTTGAATACAACCCCCTTGTGGCCGCACAGTACAGCATCAATCATAGCGTTAAGCTCTATGATGGTGCAGAACGGCCTGATAGCGAGCAGGCAATTGATCATCCTGTCGGCTATATCCTTATGGATACCGTTTATAATGATGTTTCTAACGGCCCGTTTATTCAGACTTTTAAGATCATGCCAGGCGGTGTATTTCTTGCCGTCTATCATGATGAAAAAACAGCTGAGGAGATGGTGAATGGCCTTGACTATATTGAAAAGCTGCTTGGCCCGGATGTATTTATTAATAATATAGGGTCTATCCTGACTGACAGAGGCAGTGAATTCTCGCTGGCCGATGAATTCGAAGACAGAGAGTCAGGAACATGCCGAATCTTCTACTGTGATGCGATGCATTCAAATCAGAAGGGATCACTTGAGAACGAGCATCTTGTTTTAAGATATATCTGCCCTAAGAAAAAGGATCTCCGCAAGCTTGGGCTTGTAAGTCAGGAGGCCCTTAACAGAGCCGTTAATAATATCAACTCCTACTCCCGCAAGCTCTATGGCGGCAGAAGTCTCTATGAAAACACGGCTTTCATGATGCCGGAGATCTATGAGGCTCTAAAGTGCAAAGGCTATAGCCAAATCGATAAAGACAAGGTGGAGTTAAAGCCTTCAGTTTTAAAGAAAAAGTAA
- a CDS encoding IS66 family transposase, translating into MDSLGTLSVKYDKACKKIGDLKTRLYDCNEELKSKKQKLEYRDNRIAKLKQLCLEKDEMIRNLNDEINRLKDKIEYLNAISNHDSTTVGIPTASTPIGKAKYNSSINSREPTDRKIGGQPGHSKSELGIPDDIDEEIEYVADDATECPKCGSHELVFTGKTKAVYEKTISIKPINLKKVFYQYKCGSCGTTFFLGLKPNERSACHYGTAVQAVGLSLMNTCNVPINKVKTFFEGITNGEISPSEGYLAKLPMIASKKLSEFRIVLKNLMLQRTLVYWDDTVININTKKGCLRFYGDETLSYYTAHEKKDLEGIEEDKVLTLLTEEQKTMHDHNKVNYNAKFKFGNLECNQHLQRDLKKIAIDTKHDELMELKDLISDTIHKRKEAINKGETRFSDEFIENFNKKVNDILNRAEKRNKKDYDAYFGRSEKTLIKRIRDYYDNYFAWVNDFTLPTTNNCAERGLRVVKSHMRSSGQFQNIQNAQYYADAKTYIETCRKNGINEIYAMIRLYEGDPITVKEIFSGEDLS; encoded by the coding sequence ATGGATTCTTTAGGAACACTATCAGTAAAATATGATAAAGCATGCAAAAAGATTGGTGACCTTAAAACAAGACTTTACGATTGTAATGAAGAACTGAAATCCAAAAAACAGAAGCTTGAATACAGGGATAACAGAATCGCAAAATTAAAGCAGCTTTGTCTTGAAAAAGATGAAATGATTAGAAATCTTAATGATGAAATTAACAGACTGAAAGACAAGATTGAATATCTTAATGCCATAAGCAATCATGACTCAACTACCGTTGGTATTCCTACTGCGTCTACTCCTATAGGAAAAGCAAAATATAACTCAAGCATCAATTCCAGAGAGCCTACTGACAGAAAAATTGGAGGTCAGCCAGGACATTCTAAAAGTGAACTCGGTATTCCTGATGATATTGACGAAGAAATTGAATATGTGGCAGATGATGCAACTGAGTGTCCGAAATGTGGTTCTCATGAACTTGTTTTCACCGGCAAAACTAAAGCTGTATATGAGAAAACTATTAGCATCAAGCCTATAAACCTCAAAAAGGTTTTCTATCAATACAAATGCGGAAGCTGCGGGACTACATTTTTTCTTGGCCTGAAGCCTAATGAAAGATCAGCCTGTCACTATGGGACGGCAGTACAGGCCGTTGGCTTATCGCTAATGAATACCTGCAATGTTCCTATTAACAAGGTTAAAACCTTTTTTGAGGGGATCACAAACGGAGAAATAAGTCCGTCAGAAGGCTACCTTGCAAAACTTCCTATGATTGCATCAAAAAAGTTATCTGAGTTCCGTATAGTTTTAAAGAATCTAATGCTCCAAAGAACTCTCGTATATTGGGATGACACTGTTATCAATATTAATACAAAGAAAGGCTGCCTGCGCTTTTACGGAGATGAAACACTCTCATATTATACGGCTCATGAGAAGAAAGATCTTGAAGGGATTGAAGAAGACAAAGTCCTAACACTACTCACTGAAGAGCAAAAAACGATGCATGATCACAATAAAGTGAACTATAACGCTAAATTCAAGTTTGGCAACCTTGAATGCAATCAGCACCTTCAGCGTGACCTCAAAAAAATCGCTATTGATACAAAACATGATGAGCTTATGGAACTGAAAGATCTTATTTCCGATACCATCCACAAACGCAAAGAAGCCATAAACAAGGGAGAGACTCGCTTTAGTGATGAATTTATTGAAAACTTTAACAAAAAAGTTAATGATATACTCAACCGAGCGGAAAAGAGAAACAAAAAAGATTATGATGCATACTTTGGAAGATCCGAGAAGACGCTAATTAAGCGTATACGTGATTATTATGATAATTACTTTGCTTGGGTAAATGATTTCACTCTTCCGACAACCAATAATTGCGCAGAACGCGGACTTAGAGTCGTAAAAAGCCATATGCGATCATCAGGACAGTTCCAAAATATTCAAAACGCTCAGTATTACGCAGATGCCAAAACGTATATAGAAACCTGCAGGAAAAACGGAATAAATGAGATCTATGCAATGATACGACTTTATGAAGGTGATCCAATAACGGTAAAAGAAATATTCTCAGGGGAAGATCTCTCCTGA
- a CDS encoding ISL3 family transposase: MKKSNDNEIVFADIIPGENGLIDGDFILQLFNLHKEDVEDLSCIHQADGIYVFITLAARKHECPYCTTPTKKIKGYHTKKITHSIFHNINCYIEYHVRRYECTACGKTFNEDNPFSEGHSTISVLTVYNVLTALRNPKLSYEDVAKTFNISASSVMIIFDRHVQIPRKPLPKYILIDEVHAVDSRDSKYACVIMDFVTQDIIDILPTRRKEDLVRYFTLIPREEREKVEIICSDCWKTYREITRICFPNAIHACDEFHIIQIFTEIYKGLRVDTMKAAKNKRDKLEKYLTTPNGRKYLNPEWNKYDIQHYLLSKWNWLLMKSDEYKSKDNKKKKKKKGKHADDEELPILDPNRAKKMNKKLGRYLNFYDIHNLLIETNPDLAEAENFYDKLRAFYHTISYNEAREALNSLIGELRMSNVPEICGYASTLSEWKKSIVNSFIIIDDTGTHISTGKIESRNKIIKDVKRASNGVRNFQRFRNRCLFAINTDTPIYMPYTPKRRIDDDNDRSNKSKKTSK; this comes from the coding sequence ATGAAGAAAAGCAACGATAACGAAATAGTGTTTGCCGACATAATCCCTGGTGAAAACGGCTTAATAGATGGGGATTTCATTCTCCAGCTTTTCAACCTGCATAAAGAAGACGTTGAGGATCTTTCATGCATTCATCAGGCAGACGGCATTTACGTTTTTATTACGCTAGCCGCAAGAAAGCACGAATGTCCGTACTGCACCACGCCCACCAAGAAAATCAAAGGCTATCACACCAAGAAGATCACCCATTCGATCTTTCACAACATCAACTGCTATATTGAATACCATGTTAGACGCTATGAATGCACTGCATGCGGCAAAACATTTAATGAAGACAACCCCTTCTCAGAAGGCCATTCCACAATCAGTGTGCTGACCGTGTATAATGTCCTGACTGCATTGAGAAATCCTAAACTGAGCTATGAGGATGTCGCCAAAACGTTTAATATTTCTGCCTCTTCGGTAATGATCATATTTGACAGACACGTTCAGATTCCCAGAAAGCCGCTTCCCAAGTATATTCTAATCGACGAAGTTCATGCCGTTGACAGCCGCGATTCAAAGTATGCGTGCGTTATCATGGACTTTGTAACGCAGGACATCATCGACATTCTGCCAACAAGAAGAAAGGAGGATCTTGTCAGATACTTCACTCTTATTCCCCGGGAGGAGCGTGAAAAAGTTGAAATCATCTGCTCTGACTGCTGGAAAACCTATCGTGAAATCACCAGGATATGCTTTCCTAACGCTATCCATGCCTGCGATGAATTTCACATCATTCAGATTTTTACAGAAATTTACAAAGGATTGCGAGTTGATACAATGAAGGCCGCTAAAAATAAGCGTGACAAGCTCGAAAAGTATCTCACTACCCCTAACGGCCGCAAGTATCTCAACCCCGAATGGAATAAATATGACATCCAGCATTATCTTCTCAGCAAGTGGAACTGGCTTCTGATGAAGTCTGATGAATATAAAAGCAAAGATAACAAGAAAAAAAAGAAGAAAAAAGGCAAGCACGCTGACGATGAGGAGCTGCCTATCCTGGATCCTAACAGAGCAAAGAAGATGAACAAAAAGCTGGGCAGATATCTCAATTTCTATGATATCCATAACCTTCTGATTGAAACCAATCCTGATCTGGCTGAAGCAGAAAACTTCTACGACAAGCTTAGAGCGTTTTACCACACAATCAGCTACAATGAAGCCAGAGAAGCGCTCAATTCCCTGATTGGAGAACTGAGAATGTCTAACGTTCCTGAAATATGCGGATATGCCAGCACCCTCAGCGAATGGAAAAAATCAATCGTCAATTCGTTCATCATTATTGACGATACGGGCACTCATATTTCGACCGGGAAAATTGAATCACGGAATAAAATCATCAAAGACGTAAAGAGGGCTTCAAACGGTGTGAGAAACTTCCAGAGATTCAGAAACCGCTGCCTCTTTGCGATAAACACAGATACGCCAATCTACATGCCTTATACGCCTAAAAGAAGAATTGATGACGATAATGATCGCAGCAATAAATCTAAAAAAACAAGCAAATAA
- the deoC gene encoding deoxyribose-phosphate aldolase, which produces MKYNKFIDHTLLKPQVTKADITRICQEAKDNDFASVCVNPYWVPFCADFLKDCDVHVCTVIGFPLGATSTASKAFEAKDALAHGADEVDMVINVGALKDHDDAAVVNDIKAVVEEAHSAGKITKVIIETCLLTEEEKVRACELSVQAGAEFVKTSTGFSTGGATVEDVALMKKTVGDHAKVKASGGIHTREEMLAMIDAGASRIGASAGLALIKED; this is translated from the coding sequence ATGAAATATAATAAATTCATCGACCACACATTATTAAAACCACAGGTGACCAAAGCCGATATTACGCGTATTTGTCAGGAAGCGAAAGACAATGATTTCGCTTCTGTCTGCGTCAATCCGTACTGGGTGCCTTTCTGTGCAGACTTTTTAAAGGATTGTGATGTTCATGTCTGCACTGTGATTGGTTTCCCATTAGGTGCAACATCGACAGCGTCAAAAGCTTTTGAAGCTAAGGATGCTTTAGCACATGGCGCTGATGAAGTTGATATGGTCATTAATGTCGGTGCGTTAAAAGATCATGACGATGCAGCGGTTGTCAATGATATTAAAGCTGTTGTTGAAGAAGCACATAGCGCTGGCAAGATTACCAAAGTCATTATTGAAACCTGCTTATTAACCGAAGAAGAAAAAGTGCGTGCCTGTGAATTATCCGTTCAGGCGGGCGCTGAATTCGTCAAGACATCGACTGGGTTCTCAACTGGCGGAGCCACGGTCGAAGATGTTGCTTTAATGAAGAAGACAGTAGGCGATCACGCTAAAGTGAAAGCTTCCGGCGGGATCCATACCCGTGAAGAAATGTTAGCAATGATTGATGCAGGGGCTAGCCGTATTGGCGCTTCAGCTGGTTTAGCGCTGATCAAAGAAGACTAA
- a CDS encoding UDP-N-acetylmuramoyl-L-alanyl-D-glutamate--2,6-diaminopimelate ligase produces the protein MKRVNELFDVKEDFKIISLHSDSRYVGKDSVFFCIEGLTTDGHRYADDAVFQGAKVIVHSKPLKRKYPGVLYIQVKDVLDELNRVANIFYDYPSYKMTVIGITGTSGKTVVALTIRDVLNHYLKMGYIGTNDAQYGSTVIQSSYTTPETIFLHRTLNEMVKSDVKGVTIEVSSHGLALKRVDSIDFDIAVFTNIHEEHLDFHGTMENLMRAKMKLFELVNEKGFVILNADEVRFNHFLAQNAKIKAHRLTYGIDHKADIMAKNVRVFIDHTEFDLFIKDEVYHVNVPLLGRFNVSNTLATLTVLMALEMPIEQIVSAIDYISPVDGRMELLETHTPFHVIVDFCQYVHAYGQVFRFAKSVIKPNSRIIAIIGVPSKKEINKRNRIAKIANKYCDQVILTQEDDRDDNMLDSCEAMQDLLKETVSVIVTDRRVAIYQAIEMACNEDLILILGKGHEQFMKSSVGNQPYPGDKYIALKAVEEIFGGGKEDEI, from the coding sequence ATGAAAAGGGTTAATGAATTATTTGATGTCAAAGAAGACTTTAAGATTATTTCTCTCCATAGCGATTCTCGCTATGTAGGGAAAGATTCGGTCTTTTTTTGTATTGAAGGTTTAACAACTGATGGTCATCGTTATGCCGATGATGCGGTTTTCCAGGGGGCTAAAGTCATTGTCCACTCCAAACCGCTTAAACGTAAGTATCCTGGTGTTCTCTATATCCAGGTGAAGGATGTCTTAGATGAACTCAACCGCGTCGCCAATATTTTCTATGATTATCCGTCTTATAAGATGACCGTGATCGGGATTACTGGTACCAGCGGGAAAACAGTGGTGGCTTTAACGATCCGTGATGTTTTGAATCATTATTTAAAGATGGGCTATATTGGCACCAATGATGCCCAATATGGTTCCACTGTCATTCAGTCTTCGTATACAACTCCGGAGACAATCTTTTTGCATCGTACGCTTAATGAAATGGTTAAAAGTGATGTAAAAGGTGTTACAATAGAAGTATCGTCCCATGGCTTGGCGTTAAAGCGTGTTGATTCGATTGATTTCGATATAGCCGTCTTCACCAACATTCATGAAGAACATTTAGATTTTCATGGCACGATGGAAAACCTGATGCGAGCGAAAATGAAACTCTTTGAATTAGTCAATGAGAAAGGCTTTGTCATTCTCAATGCCGATGAAGTGCGCTTTAATCATTTCTTAGCGCAAAATGCAAAGATCAAAGCCCATCGTCTGACTTATGGTATTGATCATAAAGCGGATATTATGGCGAAAAATGTACGTGTCTTTATTGATCATACGGAATTTGATCTCTTTATCAAAGATGAGGTGTATCATGTCAATGTGCCGCTTTTAGGCCGATTTAATGTTTCTAATACCTTAGCCACATTAACCGTGTTAATGGCTCTTGAAATGCCGATTGAACAGATTGTCTCGGCCATTGACTATATCAGTCCCGTTGATGGCCGGATGGAGTTATTAGAGACCCATACACCATTTCATGTGATTGTGGACTTCTGTCAGTATGTCCATGCTTATGGTCAGGTGTTCCGCTTTGCGAAAAGCGTCATTAAACCAAACAGCCGCATTATTGCGATTATTGGCGTGCCAAGTAAAAAAGAAATTAATAAACGCAATCGCATTGCAAAAATAGCCAATAAGTACTGCGACCAGGTGATTTTAACCCAGGAAGATGATCGCGATGACAATATGTTAGACTCCTGTGAAGCAATGCAGGATTTATTAAAAGAGACCGTTTCGGTCATTGTGACCGATCGCCGTGTCGCGATCTATCAGGCTATTGAAATGGCCTGCAATGAGGATTTGATCCTCATCTTAGGCAAAGGCCATGAGCAGTTTATGAAATCATCAGTTGGCAATCAGCCTTATCCGGGCGATAAATATATCGCATTAAAAGCGGTAGAAGAGATTTTTGGAGGAGGAAAAGAGGATGAAATATAA
- the mtaB gene encoding tRNA (N(6)-L-threonylcarbamoyladenosine(37)-C(2))-methylthiotransferase MtaB, translating into MPTVAFHTLGCKVNTYETEGMLELFEKDGYTSKNFDEKADVYVINTCTVTNTGDQKSRQMIRKAKRTNPDAIIAVVGCYAQVSSDEVKAIDGVDIVIGTQHRNKIVDYVNAYKAKKETIVDVEDVMNLHQFERLKIFSYENRTRAFMKIQDGCNKFCTYCIIPYARGGIRSCNPQEVLEQAQRLVDNGFKEIVLTGIHTAGYGNDLEDYSFYDLLNDLTHKVNGLKRLRISSIEMGQITPEIIRLIDESPIIVDHLHIPIQSGCDKILKRMNRTYTTSEFEEKLNALKKGLPSLSVTTDVIVGFPGETEEDFMTTYNWIKKNHFNQLHVFPYSPRKNTPAEKFKEQVPGDVKKDRVRRLMALSDELRTEFASWQMGKDLEVLFEEEKDGYMQGHASNYLLVKVKDPAIHEGDIHTVKITDRIGYDLVGELHEKG; encoded by the coding sequence ATGCCCACAGTTGCATTTCATACTTTAGGCTGTAAAGTCAATACTTATGAAACAGAAGGAATGCTGGAACTTTTTGAAAAAGACGGCTACACCAGCAAAAACTTTGATGAAAAGGCTGATGTCTATGTCATCAATACATGTACCGTCACTAATACTGGCGATCAGAAATCACGTCAGATGATTCGTAAAGCCAAACGGACCAATCCGGATGCGATTATCGCCGTGGTTGGCTGTTATGCCCAGGTTTCCAGTGATGAAGTCAAAGCCATTGATGGCGTTGATATCGTTATCGGAACGCAGCATCGTAATAAAATCGTCGATTATGTCAATGCTTATAAAGCAAAAAAAGAAACGATCGTTGACGTTGAAGATGTCATGAATCTTCATCAGTTTGAACGCTTGAAGATTTTCTCTTATGAAAACCGTACCCGTGCATTCATGAAGATTCAGGATGGCTGTAATAAATTCTGCACCTACTGCATTATTCCTTATGCCCGCGGCGGGATTCGTTCCTGCAATCCGCAGGAAGTGCTTGAGCAGGCTCAGCGTCTGGTCGATAACGGCTTTAAGGAAATTGTCTTAACGGGCATTCATACCGCTGGTTACGGCAATGATTTAGAAGATTACAGCTTCTACGATTTACTCAATGATTTAACCCATAAAGTCAATGGATTAAAACGTTTACGTATCTCATCTATTGAAATGGGTCAGATTACTCCCGAGATTATTCGTTTGATCGATGAATCCCCAATTATTGTCGATCATTTACATATTCCTATTCAGTCCGGGTGCGATAAGATTCTTAAACGCATGAATCGGACCTATACAACATCTGAATTTGAAGAAAAACTCAATGCCTTAAAGAAAGGACTGCCAAGCTTATCTGTGACCACAGATGTGATTGTTGGTTTCCCAGGGGAAACCGAAGAAGACTTCATGACCACGTATAACTGGATCAAGAAGAATCACTTCAATCAGCTTCATGTCTTCCCTTATTCACCACGTAAAAATACCCCAGCGGAAAAGTTCAAGGAACAGGTGCCAGGCGATGTTAAGAAAGATCGTGTCAGACGGTTAATGGCCCTTTCTGATGAATTACGCACCGAATTTGCGTCATGGCAAATGGGCAAAGACTTAGAAGTCCTGTTTGAAGAAGAAAAAGATGGTTATATGCAGGGGCATGCCTCTAACTATCTGCTTGTGAAAGTAAAAGATCCTGCCATTCATGAAGGCGATATTCATACCGTAAAGATCACGGATCGCATCGGCTATGATTTGGTAGGTGAATTACATGAAAAGGGTTAA